In Malassezia japonica chromosome 2, complete sequence, one DNA window encodes the following:
- a CDS encoding uncharacterized protein (COG:S; EggNog:ENOG503P3M5), producing MREPLSPSPLRGPRPPRGARGLNQAAQIAAEREPLRQGGVPLDHAADSDLESDSGELVLPEDMRAMRARAAEARRVRMGPRARESQSASDTVEELIRASSPEPSTAPPAPRAGGRALPRVPHTAPRMEPAPALRAATPTLLGPRASMARDGDEDVMRRPSPSLPGGLGPVLTRGRGAGTDVREGRSASVDDSWRADASTTPPGHPAPVFAAYRAGVPSAMQRAASAGGVRAVEESAAPVPPMPLGAGPVRQEARAGDEPAGRQEERRVPADEHNGPPAPREQAESAEPGPAEHARPAAPEPAEPMRRLSEPEPGREPAPEPALSPDLAAPPAPPFAAPPTQTRSEPASRADSPVLADARTQTPPVASTPHADAQPRPETPENQEVPGAFPAPPLVPFAVPETSTARTQQGGPNGRMTRTMLAALSTQTRIPGNPVPSIYGLFSDEPAPTSFRPAGAQRNWREEETPRPDAGRIPPALAERVLSSGPSVSNLHPTSASLLLSPGAGARKTAAQLRKSAVQPGSVTFPAGTLSHLGDGEAPEAKLSHKFEENSIYSFSWTIDKLDQFVDEVQHGREEHEVWSMRPLFGAERWRLELSRRHKKSEHSVSKKRPEWVLQLTCLGLMGLPFHAELPTEIMLGLRVPRMQRVPSLLSSDYLWRKFLPCTFHQKKDTLVFSAFPPLAELLADSELSERNALELVVQVACGPSVLPERGEEKSGEMRMPFETPDSVQVPRSLVHSLANLIDDASTGDLMIVVREKGLQQRPTDELAQSVGLKTFVQPWPTGTPMPDQGEYEPEVFVRDRVLWAHAAVLRARSEFFATMLESSFSENLQYDAPTSGRGQSWRRPYRLLRIPDADYVTLYWFLRYLYTGEVQFRTDEDIEAVTLDDHWILGQEAASSRPEWKWKPVETLDEDESLASSPEDTSFSRHSQPPALLKSAAVNPVLSDLHSGRHVEVTTHTDTDGTVHPRAGTQTNRGRQRSVSAASSTPCASDPHPHPPMLPVPPASALALYRLAHRYDLLPLCDLATAHIISQLTPQNAVNYLLCTALFEQLQYAIQQYILQHPKEVGSSPEFVHCCTQVSNGEWGPAAGQTIASLMRILLHKNGAATPGT from the exons ATGCGCGAGCCTCTGTCACCGAGCCCGCTGCGTGGAccgcgcccgcctcgcggcgcgcgtggaCTGAACCAGGCTGCACAGATTgcagccgagcgcgagccgctgcggcagggtggcgtgccgctcgaccaTGCCGCAGACAGCGACCTGGAGTCGGACTCGggcgagctcgtgctgccAGAGGACatgcgcgcgatgcgcgcgcgcgctgccgaggcAAGACGCGTACGCATGGgcccgcgcgctcgcgagTCTCAGAGCGCGAGTGACACGGTCGAAGAACTGATCCGGGCATCGAGTCCGGAACCGTCGACTGCACCGCCGGCACCCCGGGCGGGAGGACGGGCGTTGCCGCGCGTACCCcacacggcgccgcgcatggagccggcaccggcgctgcgtgcagCGACACCGACGCTGCTGGGGCCCCGCGCAAGTATGGCGCGGGATGGGGATGAGGACGTGATGCGCCGTCCTtcgccgagcttgccggGCGGCCTCGGGCCGGTGCTCACACGGGGGCGTGGTGCGGGGACGGACGTGCGCGaagggcgcagcgcgtcggtcgacgaCAGTTGGCGTGCAGATGCGAGCACCACGCCGCCAGGTCACCCGGCGCCGGTGTTTGCGGCATACCGTGCCGgggtgccgagcgcgatgcagagggcggcatcggcgggcggcgtgcgcgcggtAGAGGAGAGTGCCGCACCGGTCCCGCCCATGCCTCTCGGGGCCGGTCCTGTGCGCCAAGAGGCGCGTGCTGGCGATGAGCCGGCCGGCCGCCAAGAAGAGCGCCGTGTGCCGGCCGATGAACACAAtgggccgccggcgccgcgggaGCAAGCAGAGTCTGCTGAGCCTGGGCCTGCCGAGCATGCACGCCCGGCAGCTCCCGAGCCTGCCGAGCCCATGCGCAGGCTCTCGGAGCCCGAGCCTGGTCGGGAACCCGCTCCTGAGCCAGCTCTTTCCCCTGATCTGGCCGCTCCCCCAGCGCCCCCGTTCGCTGCGCCTCCGACCCAGACGCGCTCCGAGCCTGCATCGCGTGCCGATTCGCCtgtgctcgccgacgcgcggaCGCAGACGCCGCCTGTCGCGTCGACACCTCATGCCGATGCCCAGCCGCGCCCCGAGACGCCCGAGAACCAAGAGGTGCCTGGCGCAttccctgcgccgccgctaGTCCCGTTTGCGGTGCCGGAAACGTCTACGGCACGTACGCAGCAGGGCGGGCCAAACGGCCGCATGACACGTACGATGCTGGCTGCGCTCTCGACGCAGACGCGTATCCCCGGCAACCCCGTGCCCTCAATTTACGGCCTGTTTTCCGAcgagcccgcgccgacgtccttCCGCCCTgctggcgcgcagcgcaactGGCGTGAGGAGGAAACGCCGAGGCCCGATGCCGGGCGTATCCCccctgcgctcgccgagcgcgtgcttAGCAGTGGTCCCAGCGTGTCGAATCTGCATCCCACCTCGGCCAGCCTGCTCCTCTCGCCcggggccggcgcgcggaaGACGGCGGcacagctgcgcaagagcgccgtgcagcCCGGATCGGTGACCTTCCCTGCCGGTACACTGAGCCatctcggcgacggcgaggcgcccgaggcgaaGCTCTCGCACAAGTTTGAAGAGAACAGCATCTACTCGTTTTCATGGACCATTGACAAGCTCGACCAGTttgtcgacgaggtgcagcacgggcgcgaggagcacgaAGTGTGGTCAATGCGCCCCCTCTttggcgccgagcgctggcgcctcgagctcagTCGACGGCACAAGAAGAGCGAACACTCCGTGTCCAAGAAGCGCCCCGAGTGGGTGCTGCAGCTGACGTGCCTCGGGCTGATGGGCCTGCCGttccacgccgagctcccCACCGAGATCATGCTGGGCCTGCGTGTGCCGCGGATGCAGCGTGTGCCGAGCCTGCTGTCGAGCGACTATCTCTGGCGCAAGTTTCTGCCGTGCACCTTTCACCAGAAAAAAGACACGCTAGTCTTTTCCGCGTTCCCCCCCCTGGCCGAGTTGCTGGCGGACAGCGAGCTGAGCGAGCGAAACGCGCTAGAGCTTGTCGTGCAGGTCGCATGCGGCCCGTCGGTGCTCCCGGAGCGTGGCGAGGAAAAGAGCGGCGAGATGCGCATGCCGTTCGAGACGCCCGACAGCGTGCAAGTGCCGCGGAGTCTGGTGCATTCGCTTGCGAACCTGATCGACGACGCCAGCACTGGCGATCTCATGATTGTCGTCCGCGAAAAAgggctgcagcagcgccccaccgacgagctcgcgcagagCGTCGGCCTCAAGACTTTTGTGCAGCCGTGGCcgaccggcacgccgatgCCCGACCAGGGCGAGTACGAGCCCGAGGTCTTTGTGCGCGACCGAGTGCTGtgggcgcacgcggcggtgctgcgtgcgcgcagcgagtTCTTCGCGACAATGCTCGAGTCGAGCTTTAGCGAGAACTTGCagtacgacgcgccgacgagcggccgcgGGCAGAGCTGGCGCCGCCCGTACCGCCTGCTGCGTATCCCCGACGCGGACTATGTCACGCTCTACTGGTTCCTGCGCTACCTCTACACCGGCGAGGTCCAGTTCcgcaccgacgaggacatcgaggcggtgacgctcgacgaccacTGGATCCTCGGCCAAGAGGCCGCATCGAGCCGCCCCGAGTGGAAGTGGAAGCcggtcgagacgctcgacgaggacgagagTCTCGCGTCCTCGCCCGAGGACACGAGCTTCTCGCGGCACTCGCAGCCCCccgcgctgctcaagagcgccgcggtgAACCCCGTGCTCTCGGACCTGCACTCGGGTCGCCACGTCGAGGTCACGACGCACACCGACACCGACGGGACCGTGCACCCCCGCGCCGGTACGCAGACGAACCGCGGCCGCCAGCGCTCCgtgtcggcggcgagcagcacACCGTGTGCGTCCGACCCTCATCCGCACCCCCCCATgctgccggtgccgcccgcctctgcgcttgcgctgtaccgccttgcgcaccgTTACGACCTCCTCCCCCTGTGCGATTTGGCCACTGCGCACATCATTTCCCAGCTTACGCCCCAAAACGCGGTCAACTACCTGCTATGTACGGCGCTGTTTGAGCAGCTGCAGTATGCGATCCAGCAGTACATCT TACAACACCCCAAAGAAGTCGGCTCGAGCCCCGAGTTTGTGCACTGCTGCACCCAGGTCTCCAACGGCGAATGGGGCCCCGCGGCGGGCCAGACCATCGCGTCGCTCATGCGCATTTTGCTCCACAAGAATGGCGCAGCAACTCCTGGTACATAA
- a CDS encoding uncharacterized protein (SECRETED:SignalP(1-24); TransMembrane:2 (n8-21c26/27o36-58i129-147o); EggNog:ENOG503NY9J; COG:T): protein MAKLMKSLLSVVSLSFVVLTFASARSQRIRYYLNATLYILSLGVCSTLGVFYAVILGLTGNRYNTNLWVARSFARIAGTLIGYNVKIEGAEHLKQRPAIIVGNHQSFLDILYLGAMMPAHSVIMAKKELRMAPLLGQFMWLGGAVFIDRKSRSSAIKTMRQAGDRMRRDKLTLFAFPEGTRSHSALPELLPFKKGVFHLALQNNLPIIPVVCENYHRLYDSKTRFEGGDLHLAVLPPISTEGMTETDTDKLIALVHDAMLRRLLQFDVQSDAQDVQSTLHPAKQPRTQVRGLAGLAARIIGDGSKQQHDRTVRRVQQEAEALRPDHAGASNPSDYGLVSASERNAGLYAPLPDQGKGPMFKCLGTDQIIPYKQINDDYCDCADGSDEPGTSACDNGRFYCENKGHIPAYIRSSQVNDAVCDEACCDGSDETDGKVHCPNVCAEVNKAYRKERAKQAKVYAAGAKIRDQYVQTARNDREFHETALARLRAELPGAEETEAQLKRALEAAENVGNWFEQQKRQSALFAQLELRQSTLRSQRDALGSLVGELRAVGNMLERLSPESSKEDLESVAESFRIWRGQVFDGDDERDATLEEKLAALTNVGELSDEDLETLINEDPLLLLDGAPDFSQGAPQRGVAWLVDTLIRLDVISPQQRENAGRPYQHAKGLAAAREAHEKGAEALNKIKNDIRYHEQRMRERANKIGRDGEFQEIDGTCLKKDMGEYTYEFCFGGTTKQISNNDGYTFSLGRFEKFDVNGQFSTDDPRHYLTMLYAHGQTCWNGPPRSTHVKLECSDTNELLHVFEAEKCTYSMRVATPAVCFPKEAVPEVKVEHTEL, encoded by the exons ATGGCCAAGCTGATGAAGAGCCTGCTCTCGGTAGTTTCCCTGTCGTTTGTGGTGCTGACCTTTGCGTCGGCCCGCTCGCAGCGTATACGTTACTACCTGAATGCTACGCTGTACATTCTTTCGCTCGGCGTCTgcagcacgctcggcgtgttTTACGCGGTGATCCTCGGCCTGACCGGCAACCGCTACAACACGAACCTGTGGGTGGCCCGCTCCTTTGCGCGCATTGCCGGCACGCTCATCGGCTACAACGTCAAGATCGAgggtgccgagcacctgAAGCAGCGCCCGGCGATCATTGTCGGCAACCACCAGAGTTTCCTCGATATCCTCTATCTCGGCGCAATGATGCCGGCCCACTCGGTCATTATGGCGAAGaaggagctgcgcatgGCGCCGCTTCTCGGCCAGTTCA TGTGGCTCGGTGGTGCAGTGTTCATCGACCGCAAGagccgcagcagcgccatcAAGACCATGCGCCAGGCGGGTGAtcgcatgcgccgcgacaaGCTCACGCTCTTTGCGTTCCCGGAGggcacgcgctcgcacTCGGCCCTGCCCGAACTGCTGCCGTTCAAGAAGGGCGTCTTccacctcgcgctgcagaaCAACCTGCCGATCATCCCGGTGGTCTGTGAGAACTACCACCGCCTGTACGACAGCAAGACCCGCTTCGAGGGCGGCGACCTGCACCTCGCGGTCCTTCCCCCGATCAGCACCGAGGGCATGACCGAGACTGACACGGACAAGCTCATCGCCCTTGTCCACGACGCGATGCTCCGCCGCTTGCTCCAGTTTGATGTAcagagcgacgcgcaggACGTGCAGAGCACGCTGCACCCCGCCAAGCagccgcgcacgcaggtgcgtggcctcgccggcctcgccgcgcgcatcatcggcgacggcagcaagcagcagcacgaccgcaccgtgcgccgcgtccagcaggaggccgaggcacTGCGCCCGGATCACGCGGGCGCGTCCAACCCCAGCGATTACGGGCTGGTCTCGGCCTCGGAGCGTA ACGCGGGACTCTATGCGCCGCTCCCGGACCAGGGAAAGGGGCCGATGTTCAAGTGCCTCGGCACGGACCAAATCATCCCTTATAAACAGATCAACGACGACTACTGCGACTGCGCGGACGGCTCGGATGAGCCGGGTACGTCGGCATGCGACAACGGCCGCTTCTACTGTGAGAACAAGGGGCACATCCCGGCGTACATCCGCAGCTCGCAGGTGAACGACGCCGTGTGCGATGAGGCGTGCTGCGACGGCTCGGACGAGACCGATGGCAAGGTTCACTGCCCGAACGTCTGCGCGGAGGTGAACAAGGCTTaccgcaaggagcgcgcgaagcaggccaaggtctacgccgccggcgccaagATCCGCGACCAGTACGTCCAGACCGCCCGCAACGACCGCGAGTTTCAcgagacggcgctcgcgcgcctccgcgccgagctcccGGGTGCAGAGgagaccgaggcgcagctcaagcgcgcgctcgaggcggccgagaACGTCGGCAACTGGTTCGAGCAGCAAAAGCGCCAGagcgcgctctttgcgcagctcgagctgcgccagtcgacgctgcgctcgcaacgcgacgcactcggctcgctcgtgggcgagctgcgtgcagTAGGCAACATGCTTGAGCGCCTCAGTCCCGAGTCGTCCAAGGAGGACCTGGAGAGCGTCGCGGAATCCTTCCGCATCTGGCGGGGCCAGGTCTTtgacggcgacgacgagcgcgacgcgacgctgGAAGAGaagctcgctgcgctcacGAATGTGGGCGAgctcagcgacgaggacctcgagACATTGATCAACGAAGACcccctcctcctcctcgatgGCGCGCCCGACTTTAGCCAGGGCGCTCCGCAG CGGGGCGTCGCGTGGCtcgtcgacacgctcatccgcctcgacgtgatctcgccgcagcagcgcgagaaTGCCGGCCGGCCATACCAGCACGCCAAGGGCCTggcggctgcgcgcgaggcacaCGAAAAGGGTGCCGAAGCGCTGAACAAGATCAAGAACGACATCCGCTACCACGAACAGCGCATGCGTGAGCGCGCCAACAAGatcggccgcgacggcgagttCCAGGAGATCGACGGAACGTGCCTCAAAAAGGACATGGGCGAGTACACCTACGAGTTCTGCTTTGGTGGCACCACCAAGCAGATTTCGAACAACGACGGCTACACCTTCAGTCTGGGCCGCTTTGAGAAGTTCGACGTGAACGGCCAGTTCAGCACCGACGACCCCCGCCACTATCTCACGATGCTCTACGCGCACGGCCAGACCTGCTGGAacgggccgccgcgcagcacgcacGTCAAGCTGGAGTGCAGCGACACCAACGAGCTTCTGCACGTCTTTGAGGCGGAAAAGTGCACCTACTcgatgcgcgtcgcgacgcccgcCGTGTGCTTCCCGAAGGAGGCTGTGCCCGAGGTCAAGGTGGAACACACCGAACTGTAA
- a CDS encoding uncharacterized protein (COG:S; EggNog:ENOG503P8MY) yields MGLKSFVVMFRQSASSAEVDKYVSEVEQQGGIIQQRYNADFLRGFAARMPEEYAEKLEASVQGGKHDSIETIEPNQEISVK; encoded by the exons ATGGGTCTTAAGTCGTTTGTGGT caTGTTCCGCCAGTCGGCGTCCTctgccgaggtcgacaAGTATGTCtccgaggtcgagcagcagggCGGTATTATCCAGCAACGCTACAATGCCGACTTTTTGCGCGGctttgcggcgcgcatgccCGAGGAGTATGCGGagaagctcgaggcgtCCGTGCAGGGCGGCAAGCACGACTCGAT TGAAACGATCGAGCCCAACCAGGAAATCAGTGTCAAGTAG